ACCTGACTTCCAGGTTGCAACCTGAGAAAGTCCATCACACCCATCCAATGAACAGGCCCTGTTAGACCATGAACCCATTTCCCTCTTGTCATTCACTCAGTTACTGAGGGAGAGACTGTGGTTACAGCAGGGAATTCAGAGTGATTAATTCTGTCCGTCattttctgtgtgactttggctaAATCACATCTCCCTGTtcctcagtttacctatctgtaTAATGGGGTTATGTTCAGAGTGACTTTCCTTTGCTTGGTGTTTTGAAGATCCTTCAATTAAAAGTACTGCACAGTATGATGATAGTTACTGATGAGAATTACTGATCTCTGATACCTTAATGACAGCCCAGGGTGCCTCCAGAAAGTGTTTGTGTTTCCTCTCAGTCGTCTCCCTCCAGATCTGTCTATCTACTATCTACCCAGTCATCCTGGGCATTTACAGGGTGTTAAATCAAATGGAGATCTAGACGTTATCCCTAGTTTTCTTGCTAATCAactgtaatttttaaatatacacaaatacacacaacAGCCAATTCCTTGCTATCTCAGCACAGAGCCCAAGAGTTCTCACCTCCCTTTGGAAAGGTATCTTAGTTACTGTTTACTCCTAATGCTGGATAATTAGCACAGAAGCAGAGACAGgcttgtctccagcctgttttCATTCAGATGCTGCTCCTCCCCTAGAGGCTGAGAAAATCCCACTGGGACTGCACAGAGATCTATTATATACAGTGAACATCCCTGTGTGGGCTCTCCGTGTGGGATGTTGCTACAGATGCTGCAGTGAGAGAGGTGTGAGACACGGCTACCTGAGACCGATTCCCAGGGAAGACGCTTCCATCTCCGAATTCACAGGTACGCATCTTTTGCTGAGAAGCTCACCTGTACGACAAACCAAGGACAACATGGGAACGATGGGCTAGAGAGCAAGTCTGGGGTCCTTTCCAATCTGCACAGCAGTTGAACAGCCAAGAGTTCTTGCCACAGATGATGAATTTGCTCCAGTATCACTGGCCAAAATGTCACTTTTCTCTATGCACCCCTGCCCATCCCTGCTCATGGCCTGCAGCTccgaagtggctgcatttcagtggcagaggGGATCCTTCAGGATAAAAGGTTTTAGGAGATATAcaatacaaggccaaattctgaggctGGGACACAGACTTTGCTCAGACCCCACTAAGGCAAAACTCCCTGTGGAATATGAACTCAGTAAAGAGTTCAGGAGCCATCTGTGTGTTAACGCACAGACACTGTCAACACCTCTTCCACTTAAGGGTCTGACTGTGAATTGGGGGCTGTTACCTGAATTTTATCAGCTAGAATGCATGGAGCTGCTAGGGCTCCTCACTGAACAATTATACAGAATTTTTCAACATGGGTAAGACATATTTTCTCCAAGCTTCATTGAAGAAATTGGCTGAACTGTTATGCCATAAACTTTCAAAGACAATTCAGCCGGAAGCAGAcccccagcatgggaaatttcagtccaaacaccTACAATTTGGCAAACTTccaagcaactgaaaatgaggtCTTCCTATTAAAGTGTGTCTAAGTCATTGAAGACTAAGGGATATCCACAGTTCCACAGTCCTCctcttcttacagttaggaagtttttcctgaaatttaatttaattctgtTATGCTGGAAGTTTGAACACACTGCCTCTTTTCCTGTCCTCTGGTAAGACAGAACAGCTTTCCTCCACCTCttaatggcagcctttcaagtatttgaagaacGCTATCATGCCCCCCCTTAatatcctcttttccaaactgaacatacCCCGTTCCTTCAGCCTTTGGTCGTATGGCTTGTGTTCTATCCCTTTAGTCattttgtcactcacctctggatcctttccatcCATTGGTGACCataattggacacagtactccagctaaggccAAACCAGTGCTTTGTAGAGGAATACTATCACATACCGCGACTTGAATGCCATGCCTCTGCTAATACAACCTAATGTTGCATTTGCCTATTttgaaacaaaccaacaaaaaaaaaatagactagcagggttggaagggacctctggaggccatctagtccaacctgctgctcaaagcaggaccaatccccattttttttccccagatccctaaatggccccctcaaggattgaactcacaaccctgggtttagcaggccaaggctcaaactgctgagctatccctcctctcaAAAAGTCAAACACCTGAGAGAAACATCAATCTAACCCCGGTGTAGACATGAAGAGGTAGACTTAAGAATTCTTCCGTCCATCTAGCTAgcacttcttggggaggtggattacctatgctgctGGAAGGAGTCCTGCCTTTAGTGTAAGTAGTGTCTACACAGAAACACTAAGTCAGCTCTGCTATAGCGTTTTAATGGTAGACAAGCCTGCAGGCAGATTTTGCAAAAAATTCAGTCTGGATCTGCCGACATGGagagttggagaatccaccacttcccttcacAGTTTGTTCCAGCAGTTAACTACCCTCAGTGCTGAACATTTGGCCATTATTTCCAGCTGGAATTTGTCTGCGTTCTGCTTCTACCCCTTGGGCCTTGCTTTGCCTTTCTCCTCTAGATTACAGAGTGCATCAGTACCCACGGTTATCTCCCCATGAAAGTGTCCGCTTGATCAGTTTTTTTGATAAGTTAAATAGACGAAATCCTTCAAGTTTCTCATGGTCCAGCTTTTTCTCCAGCCtgcaatcatttttgtggctcttttcgtcaccctctccaatttttcaacatccttttaaaatgtggaccTCAGAAATTGATGCATGTGGTTTCACCAATGCAatgtacagaggtaaaatccttcTCCTGCTCCAACTCAccctcccctgtttatgcatccaaggatcgtatcagcccttttggccacagcatcacactgggagctcacaaaGAGCTGGTTTTACACAATGACGTCTAAATCCTGTTCAGGATCCTTGCATTGCATAATACAGCGTCCAAGACTGCGGGTCAGGCCTGCATTTCCTGTTATGAGAGGATACGTTTGCATCtgactgtattaaaacatttCGTTTACATGGGACACTCTTACCAATGCTCCAGATCAGTCGGTATGCCTGCCCTGTCCTCCTCATTTtcaccactctgccaatctttgggtcatctgaaaattttatctgcAGTTATTTTCTGTGTCCTctcagatcattgatgaaaatactgCCTAGCATTGGGTCTAGAACTGATCCCTTCAGAACGCCACTAGAAACAGCCCTGTTCACTGACAATAGCTGATTAACAATTGAtttctgagatctgtcagttCACCAGTTTTAGTCTATTGTATTTGTGCACGACTGATATTGTAGAGTGTTAATTATTTTATCTCAGAGTTTTCCCTGATATATCAAATGCCTCAGGAAAATCAAAGCTGATTACATCTGCATGGTTCCCTTGCTCAGTCAAATGTGTACTCTGTTAAAGGGAGGAAATCAGgtttatttgatgagactgggtTTGCATAAACCGTGTTGTTGAATGGCATTTCTTATattatcatttttttttcttgaactaATTCCATACCAGCTTTTCCATTGCTTCCTAACCTTcgcaaatctttttttttaaatagtaccttaattttttttaatactttacatGTATCAGAGGAATTTCCTTAAAACTTTTCtaggattccttttgttcttaatatacttaATAACCTCCTTTTTTGTAATCCGCAGTCTGCCAACTTTGGATTTTCCCCTGATGTCTTCAGTGTCCCTTATCAGTTTTTATAACTTCTGTTATGAGTTGCTGgctattttccctttttcccaTTGATATACATATATCTTCCCCACCCTAATTACTGCCTTCACTTTGCAACTGGACCGACTTTTTAGCCAAaaagtttttcagtttttcagcaTCTTGACGGAGCAATCATGCCTTTCTTGCTATCTCatgatctctttttaaaaaacactctcAATTTGCATTCACATTTTTTGTCTAATTATTTCCTTCCAATCAGTTTTGATGAGAGTTTTCCTCAGCTTTGGGGAATTAGCACTTTAAAAGCACTAAGTGTCTATAGAAAGTACTGGTTTGGTGTTCTTCTCTGTTTCTCCATTTGAATGTAATCAGTTCCGTTCTTTATTTTGCTGTCCTCTATTATATGTTCCCCTTGTTTGTCTCTTCTCTAAACAGACTCAGACTTTTCAGTCTGTCCACATATGGCAGCCTCCCCATTCTCAGAGCCTGTCTTGGAAATCCCCTTTTTATTTGCTAGATCATTTATAGAGACCAGGTAACCAAAACTGAGCACATATCCAAAGCAGATTAGTTTCCATTGCATTCTGAAGGCATCCagatattgtttttattttggccACTGCTGTGAATGAGCGGGTGTTTCTCTGGAGCTGTTATCAATGATGCCCAGGCCCTTTCTCTGAGGTGTTTTCTAGTTGGGATGTTTCCAAGGTTTGGGGTTTTCTCTACTCTTATATTTTAAGCAACCAGTGACAAATGGGAACTCCCTACATGGATTCTCTAGTCTGGCTTTCATTGTGTTAAGGAACAATGATTGATAACCAATATTCACACTCGTGTTTCCTGTTGGTGCCTCTTAAGGTTTCCCCCACTAAGACATGTAAGAATTATTGATGCATGGAGCATCATCATATATTGAATTGGCATAAGAAGGGTCAGTTGATcaaaattcatttatttaaataataagaaTGTCATTTCTCTGTGTATGAAGAGCAACCAATCTACTTCACTCGCAAGAACAGTCTCCGCTAGTGTATGTAGTGTCTCATATTCACATTGTCTCTCCATCTAGGCATTTGTAAAGCGACCATCACCCTGCACCCTGGGGACATACAAGAAGTTACGGAAAACTACAGTGTATGCGGAAGACACCATTCTGCCTTAGAGTTGGACACCTTCtcccctactccatgtcagattccaacacaactgacttcaccaacccctccaccttcattctgatgggcattcctggcctggaggctgctcatgtctggatctccatccccttctgcaccataTACACCATAGCCATCCTGGGAAACGTCAGCATCTTGTTCATCGTGAAGATGGAGCCGAGCCTCCATGGGCCCATCtattatttcctctgcatgctgtcTGTCACCGACCTGGTCCTGTCTACGTCCACCATGCCAAAAATGTTGaacatcttctggttcaattccactGAGAtcgatttcagtgcctgcctcacccagatgtacttcattcACTGTTTCTCAGCAATGGAGTCTGGGATCTTAGTGGCCATGGCTTTGGATCGCTAtgtggccatctgccatcccctgagacattctaCCATCCTCACAAATTCTGTTGTGGCCAAGATTGgcctggccgtggtgctgcgCAGTAGCATACTTGCATTCCCCTATCCCTTCCTGGCAAGGTGTTGGCCATACTGTagaaccaacatcatcccccACTCGTACTGTGAGCACATAGCTGTGGTGAATTTGGCCTGCGCCGACACCCGCCTCAGTAGTTATTATGGCCTCTTTATTCTATTCTCTGTGATCTGTTTGGATGTTTTTTTTATCACCGTGTCATATatccagatcctcagggccatcttcagcctccccacaaaggatgcCCGACTCAAGACTTTTGGGACCTGTGGCTCCCACCTTTGTGCCATCTTGGTTTTTTATATTCCAGATTTCTTCTCTTCCATCACACATCGGTTTGGCCACAATGTGCCCCTGCATTTCCTCATTCTCATGGCCAATGTGTACCTTTTGGTGCCCCCCTTGTTACACCCTATCATCTATGGTGTGAGGACCAAACAGATCCGGGAAAGGCTGCTCCGGCTCTTTCCTCATAAAGGGACCTAAAAGTTTTCTCCTCGTGATCGGGGTCTCAGGCTGAGCTCTGTGTAGAGCTGGCTGGTGATATGATGCTGGGCCCCCTTCCCTGAATCACTTGTGGGAATCACTTGTGGGCCCTTTCCCAGAATCACTTGTGGGAATCAGTTGTGGGAATCACTTGTGGCAGTGGGAGAATTCTAgtttgggtattaggaaaaaaggtcaaacattccttcaaagcttgtaACATCTTTACCCCTTACCCGCTTTCCCATTaaatctttctctttttttaccATATTCCACAGTACTCATATCAGCACCCCTCTTAAGATACCCAAATTTCACTCCTTATgtttcaggggtaatctgaaaTTGTTCCAAAATCATTTCTTTGAATTTACAATACTCTAAAGCATTCTCAATTGGCATTTTATTGAGTGTATACAGAACTTTACCAGTTAACTTTGCAACTAAAGTGTTCATCTTCTGGTCATCAGGAATCACACATAGCCTCTCAAAGATAGTGAATTATTCAGCAATATCAATGGCCTCATTGTATGCAGGACACAACTGTTCcaatttgtggatttttggagaggTGGAAATTTGTGGAgggttctggttctggttctgcttgTCCAGGAAGTCCAACAGGTGTTTCTGCGCTCCCTCTTTCTCCTCAATTTCTTGTTATTTTGGTTCCCTAGACCTACTCTTTTTAGCCTCCTCTCTGGCAGTCTCTGTCTTCTTTAGCTTAAAAATTCACCTatgtgcttttttctttttctgctgccTGCAATTTGAATAGCTCCAGTTTTGAAATTGTTTGCTGCTTTCTCTCATTTTGTTGCTTTTTCTGTCCCTACTTCCCTTTctgaaataaggaaacagaaaataaaaacaatggtGACCTATTTGATCTCCAGCCACCATGCTTAAAAACTCTGCACAAGTGTATGAAGTTCAAATTTCACTCAGAACAACAAGGTGTGCATTTCACACTGCTTGTAATGCCACTGTGATGGACTTCCTCAGGATGCAATCTGCACTGCTGATCCCTCTAGCATATCAGTCTGGGCCCCCTCCCCTCTCAGGCTATGAGAAGCTTCAGTCACCTACAGGTCCTGCACTTACAAAAACgttcacaggcagggacacacccagttgagttacatgaatgctttcaccAGCAACCCATGAACCCACTGTAGCAAAGCTCCAGTCAAGTACCCCCAGTTCACCAGCCTAGGACACAGAGCTGACTGTCTTGTCCTGCTCATAGGCCTGAATGGTAAGTTTATTACTCATCTGCCCCTTCCTCattgtggagaggacaatgcaccagcccctgatcctgagcagatttccctttatacttcaaacaacacactggtttaggttaaaaaaataaaacagatttattaactacaagtAATAAGTGTTCAGATCAAAGaagattacctaagaaataaagcaaaattgCAAactgagttctataaactagacaggatttgaatcaatgagtgtctcaccctgatggtaGAAACAGTTCCCCAATCCTCCATACATGGGCCGGGATTTCttctttccagcctgggaccacctgCCCGGTCACAGTCTTTTCCCTCTAGCCATGCTTTCAGGTGTTCAgttgtggggggcagagagtgagaccaagtggtgatgtcactttcccttttatagcttctgccaggTGGATGGAACCTCGTTTTTCAAAATAAAGCCCACAGCAGTTAGTGGAAACGTACAGGCACAAGACTAAGTCCAGAATCATCTGAGTTGGTTACGTGCTCTTGCATGCTTCAGTGAGTCATAGAAGTGAGTCATATTCTGGTCCATGGCCCATTGTGCTCATTAATGGGGCATGAATTTGAATAATCCATTCACAGTGTGCTGGCTAGACTGAATGTAAACTACATTTTGGGAATGACCACAggaacaaacacatttgaaatgtaGGTACATAGGTCATTTCAAATCCCAAAATGAGACATGCATATAAATATGATggtcatattcagcaaaccataacttttccattgacacctcatAGGACATATGTTGTACATGAATTGTTGCAATTACATAACAGTGGTTAATATGGAGGTGCCAATATGTTGTTTTGGGGTACATAGTGTCACAGCAATATATCTATCAAATGGTATCATCTTGTCCAACTagtgctcgaagcaggaccaactctacctaaatcatcccagccgggacTTTCTCGAGCTGTGTCTTATAAACCTCTAATGCTAGAGATTCCACCAGtaccctaggtaacccatcccaGTACTTGaacaccctcccagtgaaatagtttttcctaatatccaacctagacctcccccacagcaacttgacatcattgcttcttgttctgtcatctgccaccattcagaacagcctagctccatcctgtttggaaccccccttcagggagttgaaggctgctatcaaatccctccctcactcttctcttctacagaccaaataaccccagttccctcagcttctccttgtaaatcatgtgccccaaccctctaatcatttttgttgccttccgatggactgtctccaatttgttcacatcccttctgtagtgcagggaccaaaactggatgcaatactccagatgtggcctcaccagggctgaatagaggggaataatcacttgcttcgatctactggcaatgcttctactaatgcagctcaatatgcctttagccttcttggcaacaagggcacactgctgacttatgtCCAGCTTCTCATTTACTGTACTCCCCAGATTGGTTTCTGCAGAAGTACCGCTTACCCAGTTGGTCCACAGCCTGTAGCAATGCATACAGGACTCTGCATTGTCCTTattgaacatcatcagatttcttttgtcccaaacCTCCAAtgtatctaggtcactctggacctatCCCTACCCCCATCcctacctctccccacagattAGTGTTGTCCACAAACGTGCTGATGGTGAAATCTATCCCATTATCCAGCTCATTGATGAAGATGAACAAAACAAGCCCCAGAACCGGCCctgggacactctgcttgatatAATCATCATCATACTTGACTTTTCTATTTTGGTGGAAACCGAAGGCTGGGTTGTTGCAAGCGAACTGTATTTTGCCTTCTGTGTAATCAGTAAAGCATTGTgaaagctgttttgttgctggctcaGTGAAACCAACTGTTAGAATAACCACCCATTTGAGTCAGCTCCATTCTTTGGTGTTTTTCCTAATGTACCGATCTCACTGTGGGCCCACCTGGAACCCCAGTCACAGGCTGCTAAAAAAATTCTTCTATTTTACAGAGAACAAGAGACACTCACATCCAGGTGAGCACAATACAACACCTGCACACTATGTCCTACCTCAGTGACCATGAGAATGATCATACTGGATCATACCAAATGTCTAtttaccccagtatcctgtcttctgagagtggccaattCCGGGTGCCAtggagggcatgaacagaacaggtaatgatcaagtgatccatctgccAGCACCCAATCCCACTTTttgcaaacagaggttagggaaaacacctctgcccatcctggctaatagccactaatgGACCATTAATATGTCGAGTTCTTTTtggaaccttgttatagtcttggccttcacaacatcctgtggcaaagagttccagagattaactgtgagttgtgtgaaaaaatacttcctttcatttcttttaaaccagctacctattaatttcattgggtgacacctagttcttgtgttatgaggaggagtaaataacacttccttattcattttgtttaaacctttcatgattgtatagacctctctcataccTCCCCTTACtcatctgttttccaagctgacaactcccagtctttttcatctctactCATACAGAAATTGTTTGAtagccctaatcatttctgttgtccttttttgtatcttttgaaattctaatatatcttttttgagatggggcaaccagatctgcaggCATACCCTGGGTATAgctagaggcaatatattttccttCTTATTATcgctccctttcctaatgattcccaacattctgttcgctttcatgactgccgctgcacactgagtggatgtttttggTGAACTAGCCAcagtgacttcaagatctttcttgaaaggtaacagctaatttagaccccatcattctctatgtatagttgggtgtatgttttccaatatgtattactttgcatttgtcaacactgaattttacctgtcattttgttgcccagtcacccagttttgagagatcctttggtagctcttctcagtctgcctgggacttaactgtcttgaacagttttgtatcatctgcaaattttgccagctcactgtttactagggctgtcaagcaattaattttttttcaacatTACCCTGAAGCCTACACTGGGATTTGGTCAGAGCCGTTATTCTAGGGTGTCCAAAGTCCAACTCCTGCACCTCCGACTTCTCGTCCAGGTAGAGTCTGTCTCTCTGCTGCAGCCATTGCCATGCTACCAGACTCTCCTCTCCTGCCCTTGTGCCTCTGTCCTATCCCAGCTTCCTCTGGCTCATCCAGTCTCCTTGGTTTTAAAGGGCTGGAACAAAACCTGCTCTCTTTGTTCCTTTTCTGGTGAGGTTCCATTCCTTCCGCACCCACCCCTctgcagagaagctgcagaaAACTGTTTTTTATCTAGAATGCAGTTACTCCCTTCTTCTGTCTGGGTGAGATCTCATTAGGGCTGATAGCCTTCAATGACCAATTTATACATAGATAGAGGCCACCTGCCCCTTAGTACAAAGAGGGTGAGCAAAGAGTAGAGGAAAATCCCGATGAAATAAGGATACAGATGGTTGATACAATCAAATGTCAATTAATAGGGttaaaatatctgctcaatgtgccgTGGCATTCAAAAAAGTGAACACAATGCTGGTAAAGGATATATAATAAGACATAAGCTATCTTATtgcctctatagaaatccatgcaatgcccacatattgaatactgaatgcagatgtggtcaccccatctcaaaaaggatatgtTGGAATTGaacaaggtacagagaagggcaacataaAGGATTAGGGGTATTAAACATAGGAGGAGAGGTGAAAAAGAATGGggcatttcagcttggaaaagagatgactcagggGGGTATgagagagatctataaaatcatgatagGTGTGGAGAAATTGAATAAATAAATGTTATGTACTCCTtcaaataacacaagaactaggtgttacccaatgaaattaatagggagcagatataaagcaaagaaaaataattatttattcacagtcaacctgtggaaccgtttgccagaggatgttattcAGGCCAAAAGAAAAATACAGTTCCAAGACAAATTAgggaaattcatggaggataggtcaatcaatggctattagccatgatgggcagggatggtgcccctagcctctgtttgcccgaATTTGGGAGTAGGTGACATggcatgaatcacttgatgattacctgttctgctcattccctctgaagcattggtgagagtcagaagacaggatcctgggctggatggactattGTCTTTACCAAGCATAGCTTCCTTATATAGAGCCCATATGTATTTGACCCCTGCTGTAACTCACTAGACTCTACTCTTCTCCCAACGCTGAGATAGAAATCAGGAAGCCTTATGGGGTCTCTCTATCCGCAGAGTTaataacaaagtaagaatatactgtgacgttgcactccatatgttttatggaaatatgcttatgaatgtgagtatgatgtaactggaatatgctttatgaaaaaggTCCCTTggaaggtatcataacaaaggttataacctactgaatatttGCATCCAATTtctatgtatcattcttgtatctgaagctagaaatatgaattataactctgaggtcctatcgtaattattcaaagtgtgggccattaatggtggtttagaatattgatggctcccattgacccaGACAACTGGTTATAAATAATTTATTGACCTGgaaaccttcctgtgtacctgtgggccaacccaggaatAATGGAGACTAggagtcttacagtgacatgtgcccatgtcacatgatacagaaatccatcttaatgcttgtacttttccattgatgaggtgggggtggggacaagcagACACAGAAGATTCCCAGCTTGAACCAAATCTGTAAAAGGGGATGGAGCAGAACAAAGGAGGGCACCAGTCATGACAAAACTcttgcttaccacctgagatgtctgctggatctaacaaagactgtaccagggaGAGGATTGAGGCCAGAGTAGGAAGGAGGctggtctgtgaaagaaactgaCTGGatcatctttgagggtgagatatttcctgtaatcagtttcttaacatATTAGTCTTatacttgcatgtttttgctttattttggttttgtgactaactttgttctgtctctaattatttgaaaccacttaaatcttactttttatacttaataaaatcatttttgtttattaacaaacccagagtaagtggttaagtttagaagtgtgagcaacaagggtgctgtcatggtgggagtctgttatagaccaccggaccaggggggatgaggtggaagaggctttcttctggcaactaatggaagATACTAGATTGCAGggcctggttcttatgggagagcaccctgatatctgctgggagagcaatacagcggtgcacagaaaatccaggaagttttcagaaagtgtaggggacaatttcctggtgcaagtgctcgAGGAACCAACTagtggcagagctcttcttgatctgctgttcacaaaccgggaagaattagcaggggaagcaaaagcagatggaaacctgggaggcagtaaccatgagatggtcaagttcaggatcctgacacaaggaaggaaggaaagcagcagaatatggaccctggacttcagaaaagcagactttgataacctcagggaaatgatgggcaggatccccttgCAGAATAACAGGAGGGGGaatgtttccacggtatgcatctgatgaagtgagctgtagctcacgaaagctcatgctcaaataaattggttagtctctaaggtgccacaagtactccttttctttttaggagggggaaaggagtccaggagagctggctgtattttaaagaattcttattgaggttacagggacaaaccatcccgatgtgtagaaagaatagtaaatatggcaggtaaccagcttgacttaacagtgaaatccttgctgaacttgaacacaaaaaagaagcttacaagaagtggaagattggacaaatgaccagggaagagaataaaaatattgctcgggcatggaGGAGTGAaaccaggaaggccaaatcacacctggagttgcagctagcaagagatgttaagagtaacaagaagggtttcttcaggtatgttagcaacaagaagaatttcaaggaaagtgtgggttccttactgaatgagggtgGCAACCGagttgttggtgacactgggcactacactaggtaactcgggagggtggaagaccacgagtgtcgatgtgCCGGCAACAGAGTGACAGTGGatgcggaaaaagctaatgtactcaatgcttttctgcctctgtcttcacaaaaaggGTCAGCTCacagactgctgcattgggcagcacagcatggggaggaggtga
The Eretmochelys imbricata isolate rEreImb1 chromosome 1, rEreImb1.hap1, whole genome shotgun sequence DNA segment above includes these coding regions:
- the LOC144277763 gene encoding olfactory receptor 52E4-like, translating into MRKTPFCLRVGHLLPYSMSDSNTTDFTNPSTFILMGIPGLEAAHVWISIPFCTIYTIAILGNVSILFIVKMEPSLHGPIYYFLCMLSVTDLVLSTSTMPKMLNIFWFNSTEIDFSACLTQMYFIHCFSAMESGILVAMALDRYVAICHPLRHSTILTNSVVAKIGLAVVLRSSILAFPYPFLARCWPYCRTNIIPHSYCEHIAVVNLACADTRLSSYYGLFILFSVICLDVFFITVSYIQILRAIFSLPTKDARLKTFGTCGSHLCAILVFYIPDFFSSITHRFGHNVPLHFLILMANVYLLVPPLLHPIIYGVRTKQIRERLLRLFPHKGT